Below is a genomic region from Sporomusaceae bacterium.
ACTGCATAAACTCGCCCAGTGTCGCCGCAAACCCTTTGCGGGAAGCCGCCTTCAGTCCGGCGAGCGATTCGCGCACGCCGCGGTCGAAGTCGTCGCTAAGCCCGATCAGCTTCTCCAGCCTGGCGTCGGCCTCGGCCAGGCGCTCCCCGGCCACAAGCTCCCTCACCTGCTGATACTGGAGTTTCAGATAACCCCATACCTGGCCCGGCCCGTCGTGCAGCTCCCGCCGCAGCCGGTCCCGTTCCGTCATGATCGACAGCGCTTTCTCCTGGTCGAGTATCCTCTTCTGGGCCCGCTTCAGCTCGCCGATATCCTGGAGGACGATCGCCTTGCCGATGCTCCTGCCGCCCCAGCCGGTCAACAGCGACACCCGGAATAGGTAGTAGGCGCCGGCCACCGTAATCTCCCCCGTCCGCGCCTCGCCGCTTTCCGCCAGCGCGGCCAAAGCCGGCCAGGGCGCGAACGCCGCCGTCGCCCGTTCGCCTGCCATCGCCGCCCGTTCGCCAAGCAGCGTTTCGGCCGCCGGGTTGAGCTCGACGATGTAGTCCTGGGCGTCGGTGACGATTAAGCAGTCGTTCATATCCCGCGTGACGGAAGCCTCGGCCAGCTCCTGCATGTTGAAGACCCGCAGCCCGAAAAATATCGCGAACCATACCAGGCCGCCCAGCATGAAGGCCACCGGCAGCGCGAAGCTCGTCGATGCGCCGGTAACCCAGAGTATATGGCCGGCCGCCGATATCACCGTGTCGGCCGGGACGGCCAGCGCCTGCCAGCGCCGCAGGCCGGAGGTGCTGGCAGCACGGTGGATGTATAGCGCCAGGCTGGCCGCGAGCGACAGATAAGCAATAGCCATGGTCGCCCAGAAAAGCGGCCCGCGGACAAAGCCGAAAGTTGCGCCGCCCCACGGGAAAGCGCGCCAATACCAGTCGTGCCAGCCGCTGGTGAGGACCGCCAATCCGAAAAAGCCGGTGAGGGCAAGGAGTAGTGTGCTGGCGGCGCGGATGACGGCCGGCCGCTGGCCGGTGAGGTAGAGGGCGGTCATGAGGGCCAGCGGGATGACGGCCATGGCGCCCATTTGGTGGATGACGGCCCAGAGGAACTTGTCGGCGGGGGCCGGGCTGACGGTGATCATGACCAGGGCGACCAGCCAGACGACACGCGCGCCGGTGCTGAGGGCGAGGCACATGGCCGGCGGCGACTTCCGGTACCGCCAGGTGTACACCCCCAGCGCCAGCAGCACCGCCGCCGCCAGCAGATATAGCCATATATCGTTTATCGGGTGATAAATCAGTAAATCGCGCGGCGATCCGCCGCCGTCGGCTGTGAAAAGGCGCATTTGGCTCCTATCCTTATGCCTGAACTCGCGGGCGGCATATCAATATTTCCTTCGGCATTATTCAACATATAGCCGGCATTTCCTTTATAAACTCCGTCTACCAGCTTTGCCGCCGTCATATTTGACATTTCCTCCCGCCTCTGCCATACTCATTTATGAACCGTAAACAAAGGAGGGGCGCGCATGGCCGCTGTCCTCAGGGTGGGCGCCGTCGCCTGTCCCGCAAAAGTCAACGCCCTCGAAGAAAACCTCGCCGCCGCCGCCGCCTGGGCCGAAAAAGCGGCCGCCGCAAAGCTCGACCTGCTTCTTTTCCCCGAGCTAAGCCTCACCGGCTACCGCACCAACGGCGATGAAACAGCCCCGCTTGCCGCCGGGCACCCCGCCCTCGCCAAAATGGCCGAACTGGCCGCCTCCTCCTGCGTCGTCCTCGCCGCCGGCCTCACCTGGCGCGAAGGGGCCGCCAAATACCTCGCCCACGGCCTGTGGCTGCCTGACGGCGCCTTCCATATATATAAGAAAACCCACCTCGGCCAGCGCGAACGCCGCGAATACGCC
It encodes:
- a CDS encoding histidine kinase N-terminal 7TM domain-containing protein produces the protein MRLFTADGGGSPRDLLIYHPINDIWLYLLAAAVLLALGVYTWRYRKSPPAMCLALSTGARVVWLVALVMITVSPAPADKFLWAVIHQMGAMAVIPLALMTALYLTGQRPAVIRAASTLLLALTGFFGLAVLTSGWHDWYWRAFPWGGATFGFVRGPLFWATMAIAYLSLAASLALYIHRAASTSGLRRWQALAVPADTVISAAGHILWVTGASTSFALPVAFMLGGLVWFAIFFGLRVFNMQELAEASVTRDMNDCLIVTDAQDYIVELNPAAETLLGERAAMAGERATAAFAPWPALAALAESGEARTGEITVAGAYYLFRVSLLTGWGGRSIGKAIVLQDIGELKRAQKRILDQEKALSIMTERDRLRRELHDGPGQVWGYLKLQYQQVRELVAGERLAEADARLEKLIGLSDDFDRGVRESLAGLKAASRKGFAATLGEFMQWYEDTYGIAARLTVDPETADRLSPAAELQLLRIIQEAMANTRKHASASQVKVSLRAAGGEAAVVIEDDGCGFAAEAALAAGENRHGLGIMRERAGEIGGRLEIESAPGAGTRVTVWLPPGQGGAQG